The Chitinophagales bacterium genome has a segment encoding these proteins:
- a CDS encoding deoxynucleoside kinase, whose amino-acid sequence MSKIILQNIATSPNDSIDKSQTQATTKDIINEIEDLQDILIADSSKAILVILQGLDASGKDGVSKNVFGKLNPLGLQIAGFKKPTPIEMAHDFLWRVHQQVPAKGKIGIFNRSHYEDVLIQKVHHWVDDATIQNRYKHINHFEQLLEDTNTTVLKFYLHTSSENQLERLTERKENPKKMWKHNDGDWTEREFRTQYIDAYETVFEKCSEAAPWHIIPADKNWYKEYLIAKKVLETLKNLNLKYPTL is encoded by the coding sequence ATGTCTAAAATTATACTACAAAATATAGCCACTTCGCCAAACGATTCTATTGATAAATCGCAAACTCAAGCAACCACAAAAGATATCATCAACGAAATTGAAGACTTACAAGACATTTTAATTGCAGATAGTAGCAAAGCCATTCTAGTTATTTTACAAGGATTAGATGCTTCTGGAAAAGATGGTGTAAGTAAAAATGTATTTGGAAAATTAAATCCACTAGGTTTGCAAATTGCTGGATTTAAAAAGCCAACACCAATAGAAATGGCACACGATTTTTTATGGCGTGTACATCAGCAAGTTCCTGCAAAAGGAAAAATCGGTATTTTTAATCGTTCGCATTACGAAGATGTTTTGATACAAAAAGTGCATCATTGGGTAGATGATGCTACGATTCAAAATAGATATAAACATATTAATCATTTTGAACAATTATTAGAAGATACAAATACCACTGTACTAAAGTTTTACTTGCATACTTCTAGCGAAAATCAGCTAGAGCGACTGACAGAGCGAAAGGAAAATCCAAAGAAAATGTGGAAACACAATGATGGTGATTGGACAGAACGAGAATTTAGAACACAGTATATTGATGCTTACGAAACTGTATTTGAAAAATGTAGCGAAGCAGCTCCTTGGCATATTATTCCTGCTGATAAAAATTGGTACAAAGAATATTTAATTGCAAAAAAAGTGTTAGAAACACTTAAAAATCTAAATTTAAAATATCCAACATTATAA
- a CDS encoding DUF853 family protein: MANIDSFKEEINQGYTFKGNSFVLGGAMLDKQSVANTPIKVPLKSLNRHGLIAGATGTGKTKSVQLFSEKLSENGISVLMMDIKGDFSGIAAEGTSNPKIEERKNAIGIDWKATKYPTEVFSISQQDGVRLRATVAEFGPILISKILDLNDTQQGVIATLFKYCDDAHLPLLDLEDFKKVLQFASTEGKEELEKEYGAVSPATFGTILRKVVELEQQGANIFFGETSFDVNDLLRKDSNGYGYINVIRLTDIQDKPKLFSTFMLSLLAEIYEKFPEKGDQEKPDLVIFIDEAHLVFQEASKALNEQIETIVKLIRSKGVGVFFCTQNPNDIPNDVLGQLGMKIQHALRAFTAKDRKAIKLVAENYPYTENYEVENIITEMGIGEALVTVLNEKGIPTPLVHTLMAPPQSRMDVLSDSELNTLIKNSNLYNKYNQVIDRESAYEMLSKKMLDAEKDEAKKEVVKERKTTSKKAEQSTIGKVLNSTTGRQVLRTATSTLTRGLLGILKNAMK; the protein is encoded by the coding sequence ATGGCGAATATCGATTCATTTAAAGAAGAAATTAATCAAGGATATACTTTTAAAGGAAATAGTTTTGTATTAGGTGGTGCTATGTTAGACAAGCAATCAGTTGCCAATACACCAATTAAAGTGCCTTTAAAATCGTTAAATAGACACGGACTTATTGCTGGTGCTACAGGTACTGGAAAAACAAAATCGGTGCAATTATTTTCTGAAAAATTATCAGAGAATGGTATTTCGGTTTTGATGATGGATATTAAAGGCGATTTTTCTGGTATTGCTGCTGAAGGTACATCTAATCCAAAAATTGAAGAAAGAAAAAATGCCATTGGTATCGATTGGAAAGCGACTAAATATCCTACGGAAGTCTTTTCTATTTCGCAGCAAGATGGCGTGCGACTAAGAGCTACTGTTGCAGAATTTGGTCCAATTCTAATTTCTAAAATTTTAGATTTGAACGACACACAACAAGGCGTTATTGCTACATTGTTTAAGTATTGCGATGATGCACATTTACCTTTATTAGATTTAGAAGACTTTAAAAAAGTACTACAATTTGCATCTACAGAAGGAAAAGAGGAATTAGAAAAAGAATACGGTGCTGTTAGTCCAGCTACATTTGGAACAATACTTAGAAAAGTAGTAGAGTTAGAACAACAAGGTGCTAATATTTTCTTTGGCGAAACTTCTTTTGATGTAAATGATTTGCTACGAAAAGACAGCAATGGTTATGGTTACATTAATGTAATTCGATTAACTGATATTCAAGACAAACCTAAATTGTTCTCTACTTTTATGTTGAGTTTACTAGCAGAAATTTATGAGAAGTTTCCTGAAAAAGGCGACCAAGAAAAACCAGATCTAGTCATTTTTATTGATGAAGCTCATTTGGTTTTTCAAGAAGCATCTAAAGCATTAAACGAACAGATAGAAACCATTGTAAAATTAATTCGTTCTAAAGGCGTAGGCGTATTTTTCTGCACACAAAATCCTAATGATATTCCCAACGATGTATTAGGACAGTTAGGTATGAAAATTCAACATGCTCTAAGAGCATTTACTGCAAAAGATAGAAAAGCAATTAAACTCGTAGCAGAAAATTATCCATATACCGAAAATTACGAAGTAGAAAACATTATTACAGAAATGGGAATTGGTGAAGCACTAGTTACGGTATTAAACGAAAAAGGTATTCCTACACCATTGGTACATACATTAATGGCACCACCACAATCTAGAATGGATGTATTGAGTGATAGCGAACTAAATACGCTCATTAAAAATTCAAATTTGTATAATAAATATAATCAAGTAATTGATAGAGAAAGTGCTTATGAAATGCTAAGCAAAAAAATGTTAGATGCTGAAAAAGACGAAGCTAAAAAAGAAGTAGTAAAAGAACGAAAAACAACTAGTAAAAAAGCAGAGCAATCTACCATTGGTAAAGTATTAAATAGTACCACAGGCAGACAAGTACTTAGAACAGCAACATCTACACTTACAAGAGGTTTATTAGGTATCTTAAAAAATGCAATGAAATAA
- a CDS encoding acyl-CoA dehydrogenase family protein: protein MNNITDLFFNEEHKLFRQTLRAFLDKTVVPNIDQWENDGMLPEYIWKEFGEMGYFGLTQEENYGGSNLDFWYDVIFIEEVSKCNSGGFGASISAHPYLTLSHLKHEGSDYIKNKYLKEGIAGNLHGALAITEPFAGSDVANIKTTAKENDEHFEINGSKCFITNGISADYYIVACKTNIDAGAGGISMLVVDTNTKGISTNQLKKLGWKASDTAEIAFDQVIVPKENLLGKLNHGFYYIMQRFELERLMLALGAIASSELAIQQTLQYMSERKAFGKPINKFQVLRHDMAKLMSELESVKTYTYFVCKQYNEKKYCVKEASMAKYLATELSDKIAYHCLQKFGGYGFMEDYPLARFFRDSRLGTIGGGTSEIMLEIISKLTIDNIQYNKTK from the coding sequence ATGAACAACATAACTGATTTATTTTTTAATGAAGAACACAAATTATTTCGTCAAACACTTAGAGCTTTTTTAGATAAAACAGTTGTTCCTAATATCGACCAATGGGAAAACGATGGAATGCTACCTGAATATATTTGGAAAGAATTTGGTGAAATGGGTTATTTTGGTTTAACTCAAGAAGAAAATTATGGTGGTTCTAATCTCGATTTCTGGTACGATGTAATATTTATAGAAGAAGTAAGTAAATGTAATTCTGGTGGTTTTGGTGCTAGTATTTCAGCACATCCATACTTAACACTATCACATTTAAAACATGAAGGAAGTGATTATATCAAAAATAAATATTTGAAAGAAGGTATTGCAGGAAACTTACATGGTGCTTTAGCAATTACCGAACCTTTTGCTGGAAGTGATGTTGCTAACATTAAAACAACTGCAAAAGAAAATGATGAGCACTTTGAAATTAATGGTTCTAAATGTTTTATTACCAATGGTATTAGTGCAGACTACTACATTGTTGCTTGTAAAACTAATATTGATGCTGGTGCTGGCGGAATTTCTATGCTAGTTGTTGATACAAACACTAAAGGAATTAGTACTAATCAATTAAAAAAGTTAGGTTGGAAAGCATCTGACACAGCAGAGATTGCATTTGACCAAGTTATAGTACCTAAAGAAAATTTGTTAGGCAAACTCAATCATGGTTTTTATTATATTATGCAACGATTTGAGTTAGAGCGACTCATGTTAGCTTTGGGTGCCATTGCTTCTTCTGAGTTAGCTATTCAACAAACACTACAATACATGAGCGAACGAAAAGCATTTGGCAAACCAATTAATAAGTTTCAAGTACTACGACATGATATGGCGAAGCTAATGAGCGAATTAGAAAGTGTAAAAACCTATACTTATTTTGTTTGTAAACAGTATAACGAAAAGAAATATTGCGTTAAAGAAGCATCGATGGCAAAATATTTAGCAACTGAATTGAGTGATAAAATTGCCTATCATTGCTTGCAAAAATTTGGTGGTTATGGTTTTATGGAAGATTATCCACTAGCACGATTTTTTAGAGATTCTCGGCTTGGAACAATTGGTGGTGGCACATCAGAAATTATGTTAGAAATTATAAGTAAACTTACTATTGATAATATTCAGTACAATAAAACAAAATAA
- a CDS encoding SDR family oxidoreductase has product MNIFIIGASGLVGGNCYHYFKEKKENVIGTHFSYETPYTVAFNTLDINNENNFNIYDFKPDVIIHCGALTHVDYCEQNEVESYEKTVTATKNIVDLAEQLNATLVFISTDYIFDGHDGPYDEQAKPNPISIYGSHKLEAEELVLNSTVNTIVLRITNVYGDEIRGKNFVARIFDQAINQQKLTLKLPTDQFATPINAHDIAKAMYLLLDNKHYGIYNISSTDYMNRVQLALRILSYFPTAQYDLLPMTTNELNPPAQRPLQGGLKNKKFMDLFPDFVFSTIDEYISNKLK; this is encoded by the coding sequence ATGAATATTTTTATAATTGGAGCATCTGGATTAGTTGGTGGAAATTGCTATCATTACTTTAAAGAAAAAAAGGAAAATGTTATAGGAACACATTTTAGTTATGAAACACCTTATACTGTCGCTTTCAATACACTTGATATCAATAATGAAAATAATTTTAATATATACGATTTTAAACCTGATGTAATTATACATTGTGGTGCATTAACACATGTTGATTATTGTGAACAAAATGAAGTTGAAAGCTATGAGAAAACAGTTACTGCTACAAAAAATATTGTCGATTTAGCTGAGCAATTAAATGCAACTTTAGTTTTTATTTCTACCGATTATATTTTTGATGGACATGATGGACCTTACGATGAACAAGCAAAACCAAATCCAATTAGTATTTATGGTAGTCATAAATTAGAAGCAGAAGAATTAGTTTTAAATTCAACTGTTAATACTATTGTACTACGAATTACTAATGTTTATGGTGATGAAATTCGTGGTAAAAATTTTGTAGCCAGAATTTTTGACCAAGCCATTAATCAACAAAAATTGACTTTAAAATTACCAACCGACCAATTTGCTACGCCAATTAATGCACACGATATTGCTAAAGCGATGTACTTGTTATTAGACAATAAACATTATGGAATTTATAATATTTCAAGTACCGATTATATGAACAGAGTACAGTTGGCATTACGCATTTTAAGCTACTTTCCTACTGCACAATACGATTTATTGCCTATGACAACAAATGAATTAAATCCACCAGCACAAAGACCATTACAAGGTGGTTTGAAAAACAAAAAGTTTATGGACTTATTTCCTGATTTTGTTTTTAGTACTATTGATGAATATATATCTAATAAATTAAAATAA
- a CDS encoding glycosyltransferase family 2 protein: MNKNIAIVILNYNGKQHLQQFLPSVIQHSKLANCKIIVADNASTDDSTQYLQENFANQIELIVLDKNYGFAEGYNRALQQIKSDYYILLNSDVEVTANWISPVIDYIEQDDLMVAAQPKLLAYHNKKEFEYAGAAGGFIDKYGYPFCRGRIFNTCEVENGQYNQNSEIFWASGACLFIKADAFHLVGGFDGDFFAHMEEIDLCWRLKNLGYKIGYCANSTVFHVGGGTLHKSNPKKTYLNFRNNRALLRKNLSGIELSGIYKMRNRLDKIAWLKSLLTNKDESKAIKKALADYNDMIDDLNNKKIAFQKIQQQNAVAQPNKHGIYNSSIVVDYYIKQKKLFSQLNFNI, translated from the coding sequence ATGAACAAAAATATTGCCATAGTTATTTTAAATTATAATGGGAAACAGCACTTGCAACAATTTTTGCCTTCTGTAATACAGCACTCTAAGTTAGCTAATTGCAAAATCATTGTAGCAGATAATGCTTCTACTGATGATAGTACTCAATACTTACAAGAAAATTTTGCTAATCAAATTGAACTCATTGTTTTAGATAAAAATTATGGATTTGCAGAAGGTTATAATCGTGCATTACAACAAATTAAAAGTGATTATTACATATTATTAAATTCCGATGTTGAAGTAACTGCAAATTGGATTTCACCAGTAATTGATTATATAGAGCAAGATGATTTAATGGTAGCTGCTCAACCAAAATTACTGGCGTATCACAATAAAAAAGAGTTTGAATATGCTGGTGCTGCTGGTGGTTTTATCGATAAATATGGTTATCCGTTTTGTAGAGGAAGAATTTTTAATACTTGTGAAGTCGAAAATGGACAGTACAATCAAAATTCAGAAATTTTTTGGGCAAGTGGTGCTTGCTTGTTTATTAAAGCAGATGCATTTCATTTGGTAGGTGGTTTTGATGGCGATTTTTTTGCACACATGGAAGAAATTGATTTGTGTTGGCGACTAAAAAATTTAGGTTATAAAATTGGCTATTGTGCTAACAGTACTGTTTTTCATGTTGGAGGTGGAACTTTGCACAAATCTAATCCTAAAAAAACATATTTGAATTTTAGAAACAATAGAGCTTTGCTACGAAAAAATTTAAGTGGAATAGAATTGTCTGGAATCTATAAAATGCGAAATCGTTTAGATAAAATTGCTTGGTTAAAAAGTTTGCTTACCAATAAAGATGAAAGCAAAGCTATAAAAAAAGCACTAGCAGATTATAATGATATGATTGATGATTTGAATAATAAGAAAATTGCATTTCAGAAAATACAACAACAAAATGCAGTAGCACAACCAAATAAACATGGAATATATAATAGTAGTATCGTAGTAGATTATTACATCAAACAAAAGAAATTATTTAGTCAGTTAAATTTTAATATATAA
- a CDS encoding GNAT family N-acetyltransferase has protein sequence MNFEFNNTYTFNNNIVELLPLTAINKNLLKEIALQNPNITKYSPIIFNDETSIDNYLSDAFLNYNKAIRYPFIILDKINNKVVGTTSICNVSNKDKRLEIGFTWLAKTAQGTAINKNVKFLLLCFAFETLQFERVELKTDERNLQSRKAILKLGATEEGTLRSHTLMYDGYRRNTVYYSILKDEWQQIKSTIFSDCYSNQ, from the coding sequence ATGAATTTTGAATTTAATAATACTTATACTTTTAATAATAATATAGTAGAGCTACTTCCATTAACAGCAATCAATAAAAATTTATTAAAGGAAATTGCCTTACAAAATCCCAATATTACAAAGTACTCACCTATTATTTTTAATGATGAAACTTCTATAGACAATTATTTATCTGATGCATTTTTAAATTATAACAAAGCAATACGATATCCATTTATTATTTTAGATAAAATAAATAATAAAGTAGTTGGAACTACTAGTATTTGTAATGTATCTAACAAAGACAAGCGATTAGAAATTGGTTTTACTTGGTTGGCAAAAACAGCACAAGGAACTGCTATTAATAAAAATGTAAAATTTCTATTGTTGTGTTTTGCTTTTGAAACACTACAATTTGAAAGAGTAGAATTAAAAACCGATGAAAGAAATCTGCAATCGAGAAAAGCTATTTTGAAACTAGGTGCAACAGAAGAAGGCACTTTAAGAAGTCATACTTTAATGTACGATGGTTATAGAAGAAATACAGTCTATTATAGTATTTTAAAAGATGAATGGCAACAAATTAAATCAACTATTTTTAGTGATTGTTATTCAAATCAATAA
- a CDS encoding lysophospholipid acyltransferase family protein, whose protein sequence is MKKIITKILFTWLKLLSYLPLSILYILASVIQFFVQHILHYRQTVINTNLAYALPYKSSLEVNKIRRKYYHHLSCIVVEIIKYISISKNSIDKRISLTHQAKQLLFDLRNEQVPLFVLLGHFGNWEWASYLAANATNKKAYALYAPSNNITFDNEMKKIRERLGLHTILNSDIKKIIEVCQQNNLIAILADQTPVDTDKAYWTNFLGIKTPFHQAYANIAHKQNAIVLYASIHKIDKGYYEVDLKTIAIPNQPVANKEDIVEQFVRFLESDIINKPQLWLWSHRRWKRAGIKY, encoded by the coding sequence GTGAAAAAAATAATTACCAAGATACTTTTTACATGGCTTAAACTACTCTCCTATTTGCCATTATCTATTTTGTATATTTTGGCAAGCGTAATCCAGTTTTTTGTACAACACATTTTACATTATAGACAAACGGTCATCAATACCAATTTGGCTTATGCACTTCCTTACAAATCATCATTAGAAGTCAATAAAATTAGAAGAAAATACTACCATCATTTATCGTGCATTGTTGTAGAAATAATAAAATATATAAGTATATCCAAAAACAGTATTGATAAAAGAATTAGTTTAACTCATCAAGCCAAACAATTGTTATTTGATTTAAGGAATGAGCAAGTACCTTTATTTGTATTGTTAGGTCATTTTGGTAATTGGGAATGGGCAAGTTATTTAGCAGCAAATGCTACCAATAAAAAAGCTTATGCACTATATGCTCCTAGCAATAACATTACTTTTGATAATGAAATGAAAAAAATTAGAGAGCGACTAGGTTTGCATACTATTCTAAATTCAGACATTAAAAAAATTATTGAGGTTTGTCAACAAAATAATTTAATTGCCATACTTGCTGATCAAACTCCTGTTGATACAGACAAAGCTTATTGGACTAATTTTTTAGGCATCAAAACACCATTTCATCAAGCATATGCCAATATTGCTCACAAGCAAAATGCTATTGTATTGTATGCGTCTATTCATAAAATTGACAAAGGATATTACGAAGTCGATTTAAAAACAATTGCTATACCAAATCAACCAGTAGCTAATAAAGAAGACATTGTAGAACAATTCGTACGATTTTTAGAAAGCGATATTATTAACAAACCACAGCTTTGGTTATGGAGTCATAGACGATGGAAAAGAGCTGGAATTAAATATTAA
- a CDS encoding efflux RND transporter periplasmic adaptor subunit: MKYFSNLLVLVVLISMIACKRKASQPPAMVPNLPAVAVDQRTVESFYIYPADIEGKNNNAVRAKISGYIKKVLVDEGDVVKKGQLLFQLETNVQNQSASAGKAQIEAANANIKAAEAQVQAAQVEVDRLIPLVQKNIISNVQLETAKAKLAQAQGQLSQAKAAYQVAQASYKGTVANINFANITSPINGIVGKINFREGALVSPQDQMPLTNISQSGDVYAYFTLNEKQFIYFFQNYPGKTIDDKLKNLGDVSLQLADNSIYPIKGKIETSTGQIDPNTGTIQFRASFKNNGLLSNGSTAKIMIPRIFKDVLVIPESATYEQQGFVYTYKLQGDSVVNVIVTLSDRVNNLAIIESGLSLNDTVIASGVASLRNGMKVKPNLVNIDSITNIKVVE, encoded by the coding sequence ATGAAATATTTTTCTAATTTATTGGTATTGGTAGTATTAATATCAATGATAGCTTGTAAAAGAAAAGCAAGTCAACCACCAGCTATGGTACCAAATTTACCTGCGGTTGCTGTAGATCAAAGAACCGTAGAAAGCTTTTATATTTATCCTGCTGATATTGAAGGAAAAAACAACAATGCAGTTAGAGCAAAAATATCAGGTTACATTAAAAAAGTTTTGGTAGATGAAGGCGATGTCGTTAAAAAAGGGCAGCTACTCTTTCAACTAGAAACCAATGTTCAAAATCAAAGTGCTAGTGCTGGCAAAGCTCAAATTGAAGCAGCTAATGCTAATATTAAAGCAGCAGAAGCTCAAGTTCAAGCAGCTCAGGTAGAAGTAGATAGACTAATTCCACTAGTACAAAAAAATATCATTAGCAATGTTCAGTTAGAAACAGCTAAAGCTAAGTTGGCTCAAGCACAAGGACAATTATCTCAAGCTAAGGCAGCGTACCAAGTAGCTCAAGCTAGTTATAAAGGTACTGTTGCCAATATCAACTTTGCCAATATCACTAGTCCAATTAATGGTATTGTAGGAAAAATTAATTTTAGAGAAGGTGCTTTGGTAAGTCCACAAGATCAAATGCCATTAACGAATATCTCTCAATCTGGCGATGTATATGCTTATTTTACTTTGAATGAAAAGCAATTCATTTACTTCTTTCAAAATTATCCAGGAAAAACTATTGATGATAAACTTAAAAATTTGGGTGATGTAAGCTTACAACTAGCAGACAATAGTATTTATCCAATTAAAGGAAAGATTGAAACATCTACAGGACAAATTGATCCTAATACAGGAACAATACAGTTTAGAGCAAGTTTTAAAAACAATGGCTTACTAAGCAATGGTAGTACTGCTAAAATTATGATTCCAAGAATATTTAAAGATGTTTTGGTTATTCCAGAATCAGCTACTTACGAACAACAAGGTTTTGTATATACTTATAAATTGCAAGGAGATAGTGTAGTCAATGTTATTGTAACGCTTTCAGATAGAGTAAACAACTTAGCAATTATTGAAAGTGGTTTATCTTTAAATGATACAGTGATAGCTTCTGGAGTGGCTAGCTTAAGAAATGGCATGAAAGTAAAACCTAATTTGGTAAATATAGATTCCATTACCAATATTAAAGTAGTAGAATAA